CACCTCTTCGAGTTCTTCGCTGGCGATGTTCATTGGGGAATTCCTGATCCCCACAACGATTACGGCCACCAGCCCATGGATGCGAGCAAAGCGCGCCTCTGCGACATCGTTCGCGAGACCGGCGCCAAGACGATCCACTATCTCTATGACTTCGGCGACAGCTGGGACCATGTGATCAAGCTCGAAAAATGGTTCGAGAACACCACGACGGAGGGACTTCCCTTCTTGCTCGAGGCCGCCGGTCGTTGTCCTCCGGAAGACGTAGGCGGTGCGCCGGGTTATGCCGAATACCTCGAAGCCATCAGAGACCCCGCCCATCCGGACCACGAACATATGCGCCTCTGGGG
The window above is part of the Bradyrhizobium guangdongense genome. Proteins encoded here:
- a CDS encoding plasmid pRiA4b ORF-3 family protein; protein product: MNLNTTAVRIKVTLKDVKPAVMRRLVVPVTLRLDRLHLTLQEAFGWTNGHLFEFFAGDVHWGIPDPHNDYGHQPMDASKARLCDIVRETGAKTIHYLYDFGDSWDHVIKLEKWFENTTTEGLPFLLEAAGRCPPEDVGGAPGYAEYLEAIRDPAHPDHEHMRLWGPGRFDPNVVDRKALEAAVNALSDIWKPRRRATRTK